One Olsenella sp. oral taxon 807 DNA segment encodes these proteins:
- a CDS encoding ABC transporter ATP-binding protein: protein MAARADAPRAPQDLGRTLRKLTGYLGHARFQLLAVALLVSVSGLANLVGTYMIKPVVNAVGRGDAGGFTSGIALTAGIYALGVVACLGYTQTMVHAAQRIVFDIRRDLLAHIQTLPLSWFDSRRSGDIMSFFTNDVDTVSEALNNSFANMVQALIQTVGTVALLLALNWRLTLITLVCDALIVLYVRFSGRRSKRYFSRQQESLGLLDGYIEEMTSGQKVIKAFNHEGQNLAGFRALNDDLRQTGTSAQAYAATMVPVTVAVSYANYAIVAVVGALMALFGQMDAGSLASYLVFVRQAAMPINQLTQLGNFLLTALAGAERIFEVMELPAETDEGVTHLECVEGEATKVAGVSESCRAWRWRKGDGSCVALAGDVRLEHVNFGYLAGQTILEDLSLWARPGQKIAFVGATGAGKTTITNLINRFYDIRSGSISYDDIDIRAICKPDLRASLGIVLQDTHLFAGTIADNIRFGKLDATDDEVRRAAQIANADSFISRLPKGYDTSISADGASLSQGQRQLISIARAAVADPPVLILDEATSSIDTRTEALIARGMDQLMAGRTVFVIAHRLSTVRNADAIMVLDHGRIVERGTHDGLLARRGEYWQLWTGAKELD from the coding sequence CGCGGTGGGAAGAGGAGACGCAGGCGGCTTCACGTCAGGTATTGCCCTGACGGCCGGCATCTACGCGCTGGGTGTGGTGGCCTGTCTCGGCTACACGCAGACGATGGTCCACGCGGCCCAGCGCATCGTCTTTGACATCCGTCGCGACCTGCTCGCCCACATTCAGACCCTGCCGCTCTCGTGGTTCGACTCCCGACGTAGCGGCGACATCATGAGCTTCTTCACCAATGACGTGGACACGGTCTCGGAGGCGCTCAACAACAGCTTCGCGAACATGGTCCAGGCGCTGATACAGACCGTGGGCACGGTCGCTCTGTTGCTCGCGCTCAACTGGCGCCTCACCCTGATCACGCTCGTGTGTGACGCGCTCATCGTGCTCTACGTACGCTTCTCGGGTCGACGCTCAAAGCGCTACTTCTCGCGCCAGCAAGAATCGCTGGGCCTGCTTGACGGCTACATAGAGGAGATGACGAGCGGCCAGAAGGTGATCAAGGCCTTCAATCATGAGGGGCAGAACCTCGCGGGCTTTCGGGCGCTCAACGACGACCTGCGGCAGACGGGCACGAGCGCACAGGCCTATGCCGCGACCATGGTGCCCGTGACGGTGGCCGTGTCATACGCCAACTATGCCATCGTGGCCGTGGTGGGGGCCCTCATGGCGCTCTTTGGGCAGATGGACGCGGGTAGTCTCGCCAGCTACCTCGTGTTCGTCCGGCAGGCGGCCATGCCCATAAACCAGCTCACGCAGTTGGGTAACTTCCTGCTCACCGCCCTTGCGGGCGCGGAGCGCATCTTTGAGGTGATGGAGCTTCCGGCCGAGACGGACGAGGGCGTGACCCACCTTGAGTGTGTTGAGGGCGAGGCGACCAAGGTGGCGGGCGTCAGCGAGTCCTGCCGCGCGTGGCGCTGGCGCAAGGGGGACGGCAGCTGTGTTGCCCTTGCCGGTGACGTGCGCCTGGAGCACGTGAACTTTGGTTACCTGGCTGGCCAGACCATCCTCGAGGATCTCTCGCTTTGGGCGAGGCCGGGCCAGAAGATTGCCTTCGTGGGCGCGACCGGTGCCGGCAAGACAACTATCACGAACCTCATCAACCGTTTCTATGACATCCGCTCGGGGTCGATCTCCTACGACGACATCGACATACGTGCCATCTGCAAGCCCGACCTGCGTGCATCCCTTGGCATCGTGCTGCAGGATACCCACCTCTTCGCGGGGACCATCGCGGACAACATACGCTTTGGCAAGCTTGACGCGACCGATGATGAGGTGCGACGCGCGGCCCAGATAGCGAATGCCGACTCCTTCATCAGCCGCCTGCCCAAGGGCTACGACACGTCCATCAGTGCGGACGGGGCGAGCCTGAGCCAGGGGCAGCGCCAGCTCATCTCCATCGCGCGTGCGGCGGTGGCGGACCCGCCGGTGCTCATCCTAGACGAGGCGACCTCGAGCATCGATACGCGTACCGAGGCCCTGATCGCACGCGGCATGGACCAGCTCATGGCCGGGCGCACCGTGTTCGTGATAGCCCATCGCCTCTCGACCGTGCGTAACGCCGACGCGATCATGGTGCTCGATCACGGTCGCATCGTGGAGCGTGGCACGCACGATGGGCTTCTGGCCCGGCGCGGCGAGTACTGGCAGCTCTGGACGGGTGCCAAGGAGCTGGATTAG
- a CDS encoding leucine-rich repeat protein yields the protein MMRVARSVLSAFLSMALVVGMVPDCAYAKVAAQALHLGASQASPSGAGDAQQASQDDGASSGEPAPADTGEEADGDAELQSAAPEEGFSYRQVSGGVEVTGYAGDATELSIPEELGGSKVVSIANSALSGHTSLRSVEVPGSVGTLGAHSFDGCTSLTSVRLSEGVRRLGALAFAGCSSLASVELPASLESTEGEAPWGAGPFEGSGLASARLAPGSTRVAAGAFRGCSSLASVELPDTVTSVGSYAFARCTSLPAALEVPAGVTSVGDSAYEDCAQATSLSLPPTLSSVGTSAFARCSSLASVEVPGSVGTLGAHSFDGCSSLASVRLSEGVRRLGALAFAGCSSLASVELPASLESTEGEAPWGAGPFEGSGLASARLAPGSTRVAAGAFRGCSSLASVELPDTVTSVGSYAFARCTSLPAALEVPAGVTSVGDSAYEDCAQATSLSLPPTLSSVGTSAFARCSSLASVEVPGSVGTLGAHSFDGCSSLASVRLSEGVRRLGALAFAGCSSLASVELPASLESTEGEAPWGAGPFEGSGLASARLAPGSTRVAAGAFRGCSSLASVELPDTVTSVGSYAFARCTSLPAALEVPAGVTSVGDSAYEDCAQATSLSLPPTLSSVGTSAFARCSSLASVEVPGSVGTLGAHSFDGCSSLASVRLSEGVRRLGALAFAGCSSLASVELPASLESTEGEAPWGAGPFEGSGLASARLAPGSTRVAAGAFRGCSSLASVELPDTVTSVGSYAFARCTSLPAALEVPAGVTSVGDSAYEDCAQATSLSLPPTLSSVGTSAFARCSSLASVEVPGSVGTLGAHSFDGCSSLASVRLSEGVRRLGALAFAGCSSLASVELPASVTSIDDTTFEGCDALTLSCPRGSFAYSWAVEHGLGVSASDGTHALLDPAACSYSARRLDDGLVELTVRWGLAEPSADVSVGAVTLGVPASTDVREVRVDGATADWSLSGRKLYVPTGAPSGSVEVLCEVPAGEASSLSYASVALRSGGAPASEVVGSVADLSSPLSISVPEVTASGTFSVRGNAPAGSRVELRVGGVPAGSATASASGAYEAEVSVSSPVEGWEYAVSASCGGSSARGTVLFDPAAAGVTSFVMRYDGGDHDLLGGDPASYTFLLSSYHGEHPFRFEAAFDVPPERIEAARVVSVKGTERKCMDLAWDGSAGLWVAEGWFDPSDHDYVPGSLSVSYKVRPREVADGLPAPGAAPAPTAARPAGWEDVTVTPERLPDGSVRYTYHSPTLFGDGDGPATITVTRREAEEARQAGAPATVEEAIEQGYEPVGRTYLPVARGKVIGSPGMVGGPYKTSDGSSCYMRTIDGPGGVTNVDLVMFGAGTGLQTWEKYCASKEYMDAVKEVFGRLESPGRAVGVASVVSSAVSFGVQRVRYGHIRGVIGHMDLSDEERASLNQRMDLAEALGAVNVGLSIACVAVAPELGVVLGVFGLVNSFAIGWIDRSIIWDLLWYERRGSRSAARIDPSGSVRDADTGAPIPGARVTLWYRPFEGAEPEPWDASSCGQGNPLVTDDRGSFAWEVPEGWYQVRVEAEGYRPAQSGWLYVPSAAAEGVMVPMARLSPSAAPGSPERVLAPSGPPAALGKAA from the coding sequence ATGATGAGGGTCGCGAGAAGTGTCCTGTCGGCGTTCCTGTCCATGGCGCTGGTCGTGGGGATGGTCCCGGACTGCGCGTACGCCAAGGTCGCCGCCCAGGCGCTGCACCTTGGCGCATCCCAGGCGTCGCCGAGCGGAGCGGGGGACGCGCAGCAGGCGTCGCAGGATGACGGCGCGTCATCCGGCGAGCCAGCGCCCGCCGACACCGGCGAGGAGGCTGACGGCGACGCAGAGCTGCAGTCTGCGGCCCCCGAGGAGGGGTTCAGCTACCGGCAGGTCTCCGGCGGCGTCGAGGTGACGGGATACGCGGGCGACGCCACCGAGCTCTCCATCCCCGAGGAGCTCGGCGGCTCCAAGGTGGTGAGCATCGCCAACTCGGCCCTGTCCGGCCACACGTCGCTGCGCTCCGTCGAGGTGCCCGGGTCCGTGGGCACGCTCGGGGCGCACTCCTTCGACGGCTGCACGTCGCTCACCTCCGTCAGGCTCTCCGAGGGCGTGCGGCGCCTCGGCGCCCTGGCCTTCGCGGGCTGCTCGTCGCTCGCCTCGGTCGAGCTCCCCGCCTCGCTGGAGTCCACGGAGGGCGAGGCCCCCTGGGGGGCCGGGCCCTTCGAGGGGTCGGGCCTCGCCTCCGCCAGGCTCGCCCCCGGCTCGACCCGCGTCGCCGCGGGCGCCTTCAGGGGCTGCTCCTCCCTCGCCTCGGTCGAGCTCCCCGACACCGTCACCTCCGTGGGCTCCTACGCCTTCGCCCGCTGCACGTCGCTGCCGGCCGCCCTCGAGGTCCCCGCCGGGGTGACCTCGGTGGGCGACTCGGCCTACGAGGACTGCGCGCAGGCGACCTCGCTGTCGCTGCCGCCCACGCTCTCCTCCGTGGGCACGTCCGCCTTCGCCCGCTGCTCCTCCCTGGCCTCCGTCGAGGTGCCCGGGTCCGTGGGCACGCTCGGGGCGCACTCCTTCGACGGCTGCTCGTCGCTCGCCTCCGTCAGGCTCTCCGAGGGCGTGCGGCGCCTCGGCGCCCTGGCCTTCGCGGGCTGCTCGTCGCTCGCCTCCGTCGAGCTCCCCGCCTCGCTGGAGTCCACGGAGGGCGAGGCCCCCTGGGGGGCCGGGCCCTTCGAGGGGTCGGGCCTCGCCTCCGCCAGGCTCGCCCCCGGCTCGACCCGCGTCGCCGCGGGCGCCTTCAGGGGCTGCTCCTCCCTCGCCTCGGTCGAGCTCCCCGACACCGTCACCTCCGTGGGCTCCTACGCCTTCGCCCGCTGCACGTCGCTGCCGGCCGCCCTCGAGGTCCCCGCCGGGGTGACCTCGGTGGGCGACTCGGCCTACGAGGACTGCGCGCAGGCGACCTCGCTGTCGCTGCCGCCCACGCTCTCCTCCGTGGGCACGTCCGCCTTCGCCCGCTGCTCCTCCCTGGCCTCCGTCGAGGTGCCCGGGTCCGTGGGCACGCTCGGGGCGCACTCCTTCGACGGCTGCTCGTCGCTCGCCTCCGTCAGGCTCTCCGAGGGCGTGCGGCGCCTCGGCGCCCTGGCCTTCGCGGGCTGCTCGTCGCTCGCCTCCGTCGAGCTCCCCGCCTCGCTGGAGTCCACGGAGGGCGAGGCCCCCTGGGGGGCCGGGCCCTTCGAGGGGTCGGGCCTCGCCTCCGCCAGGCTCGCCCCCGGCTCGACCCGCGTCGCCGCGGGCGCCTTCAGGGGCTGCTCCTCCCTCGCCTCGGTCGAGCTCCCCGACACCGTCACCTCCGTGGGCTCCTACGCCTTCGCCCGCTGCACGTCGCTGCCGGCCGCCCTCGAGGTCCCCGCCGGGGTGACCTCGGTGGGCGACTCGGCCTACGAGGACTGCGCGCAGGCGACCTCGCTGTCGCTGCCGCCCACGCTCTCCTCCGTGGGCACGTCCGCCTTCGCCCGCTGCTCCTCCCTGGCCTCCGTCGAGGTGCCCGGGTCCGTGGGCACGCTCGGGGCGCACTCCTTCGACGGCTGCTCGTCGCTCGCCTCCGTCAGGCTCTCCGAGGGCGTGCGGCGCCTCGGCGCCCTGGCCTTCGCGGGCTGCTCGTCGCTCGCCTCCGTCGAGCTCCCCGCCTCGCTGGAGTCCACGGAGGGCGAGGCCCCCTGGGGGGCCGGGCCCTTCGAGGGGTCGGGCCTCGCCTCCGCCAGGCTCGCCCCCGGCTCGACCCGCGTCGCCGCGGGCGCCTTCAGGGGCTGCTCCTCCCTCGCCTCGGTCGAGCTCCCCGACACCGTCACCTCCGTGGGCTCCTACGCCTTCGCCCGCTGCACGTCGCTGCCGGCCGCCCTCGAGGTCCCCGCCGGGGTGACCTCGGTGGGCGACTCGGCCTACGAGGACTGCGCGCAGGCGACCTCGCTGTCGCTGCCGCCCACGCTCTCCTCCGTGGGCACGTCCGCCTTCGCCCGCTGCTCCTCCCTGGCCTCCGTCGAGGTGCCCGGGTCCGTGGGCACGCTCGGGGCGCACTCCTTCGACGGCTGCTCGTCGCTCGCCTCCGTCAGGCTCTCCGAGGGCGTGCGGCGCCTCGGCGCCCTGGCCTTCGCGGGCTGCTCGTCGCTCGCCTCCGTCGAGCTCCCCGCCTCCGTCACCTCCATAGACGACACCACCTTCGAGGGCTGCGACGCGCTCACCCTCTCGTGCCCGAGGGGCTCATTCGCCTACTCCTGGGCGGTAGAGCACGGGTTGGGCGTGTCCGCCAGCGACGGCACCCATGCCCTGCTCGACCCCGCCGCCTGCTCCTACTCCGCCCGGCGCCTGGACGACGGCCTGGTCGAGCTGACGGTCCGCTGGGGCCTCGCCGAGCCGTCGGCCGACGTCTCGGTGGGCGCCGTGACGCTTGGCGTCCCCGCCTCGACGGACGTCCGGGAGGTGAGGGTCGACGGCGCCACGGCGGACTGGTCGCTCAGCGGCAGGAAGCTCTACGTCCCGACGGGTGCCCCCTCGGGGAGCGTCGAGGTGCTCTGCGAGGTGCCGGCGGGCGAGGCATCCTCCCTCAGCTACGCGAGCGTCGCCCTCAGGAGCGGCGGCGCCCCCGCGAGCGAGGTCGTCGGCTCGGTGGCGGACCTCAGCTCGCCGCTGTCAATCTCCGTCCCGGAGGTCACGGCCTCCGGCACCTTCTCCGTGAGGGGAAACGCCCCCGCCGGGTCCAGGGTCGAGCTGCGCGTGGGCGGGGTCCCCGCCGGGAGTGCCACGGCCTCCGCCTCCGGCGCCTACGAGGCCGAGGTCTCCGTGTCCTCGCCCGTCGAGGGCTGGGAGTACGCCGTCAGCGCCTCCTGCGGGGGCTCCTCCGCCAGGGGGACCGTGCTCTTCGACCCCGCGGCCGCAGGCGTGACCTCCTTCGTCATGCGCTACGACGGCGGGGACCACGACCTCCTGGGGGGCGACCCGGCCAGCTACACCTTCCTGCTCTCCTCCTACCACGGCGAGCACCCCTTCCGCTTCGAGGCCGCCTTCGACGTCCCGCCCGAGCGCATCGAGGCGGCCCGCGTGGTCAGCGTCAAGGGCACGGAGAGGAAGTGCATGGACCTCGCGTGGGACGGGTCCGCCGGCCTCTGGGTCGCCGAGGGCTGGTTCGACCCGTCCGACCACGACTACGTGCCGGGGTCCCTCTCGGTGTCCTACAAGGTCAGACCCAGGGAGGTCGCGGACGGCCTCCCCGCCCCGGGCGCGGCCCCCGCGCCGACAGCCGCGAGGCCCGCCGGGTGGGAGGACGTCACGGTGACGCCGGAGAGGCTCCCCGACGGCTCCGTGCGCTACACCTACCACTCCCCCACGCTGTTCGGGGACGGGGACGGCCCCGCGACGATAACGGTCACGAGGCGGGAGGCCGAGGAGGCCCGCCAGGCCGGCGCGCCCGCGACCGTCGAGGAGGCGATCGAGCAGGGTTACGAGCCCGTGGGGCGCACGTACCTCCCCGTGGCAAGGGGGAAGGTCATCGGCTCCCCGGGCATGGTGGGTGGCCCCTACAAGACTAGCGACGGCAGCTCCTGCTACATGAGGACCATCGACGGCCCTGGCGGGGTGACGAACGTGGACCTCGTGATGTTCGGCGCCGGGACGGGCCTCCAGACCTGGGAGAAGTACTGCGCGAGCAAGGAGTACATGGATGCGGTCAAGGAGGTGTTTGGGCGTCTCGAGTCACCGGGCAGGGCCGTGGGGGTAGCGTCCGTTGTCTCATCGGCAGTGTCCTTTGGCGTGCAGAGGGTGAGATACGGTCACATCAGGGGTGTGATTGGCCATATGGACCTCTCCGACGAGGAGAGGGCAAGCCTCAATCAAAGGATGGATCTGGCAGAGGCTCTCGGCGCCGTGAACGTCGGCCTCTCGATCGCCTGCGTCGCCGTCGCACCCGAGCTGGGCGTCGTCCTGGGGGTCTTCGGGCTCGTCAACTCCTTCGCGATAGGCTGGATCGACAGGAGCATCATCTGGGACCTGCTGTGGTACGAGAGAAGGGGCTCCAGGTCCGCAGCCCGCATAGACCCCTCCGGCAGCGTTCGCGACGCGGACACGGGGGCGCCCATCCCCGGCGCCAGGGTGACGCTCTGGTATAGGCCCTTCGAGGGCGCGGAGCCCGAGCCGTGGGACGCCTCCTCGTGCGGGCAGGGAAACCCGCTCGTGACCGACGACCGGGGATCCTTCGCCTGGGAGGTGCCGGAGGGCTGGTACCAGGTGAGGGTCGAGGCGGAGGGGTACCGACCCGCCCAGAGCGGGTGGCTCTACGTGCCGTCCGCCGCAGCGGAGGGCGTCATGGTCCCCATGGCGCGGCTGTCCCCGTCCGCCGCACCCGGGTCGCCGGAGCGGGTCCTCGCCCCCTCCGGCCCACCCGCAGCCCTCGGAAAGGCCGCCTGA
- a CDS encoding DUF3592 domain-containing protein — protein MDNALLALYGWFSLALFVIVAVAPLSSSAVAMALWSALSLALSAHIAWRRLHWVPVEGEVIEVRSGASGSGSWSFGWRWSYGGVTHTATDIVGRSFLPPFNRIGEGTRATLWVDPRDPSRLLPPSWRARLTSYLVDVVMGAYGTLYLGARALGLSWGGVGGLVRLLLGG, from the coding sequence ATGGACAACGCGCTGCTCGCCCTGTACGGGTGGTTCTCGCTCGCCCTGTTCGTGATCGTCGCCGTCGCGCCGCTCTCCTCCTCCGCCGTCGCCATGGCCCTCTGGTCCGCGCTCTCCCTGGCCCTCTCCGCCCACATCGCCTGGCGCAGGCTCCATTGGGTCCCGGTGGAGGGGGAGGTGATCGAGGTCAGGAGCGGCGCCTCGGGCTCCGGCTCATGGTCCTTCGGCTGGCGTTGGTCGTACGGGGGCGTGACGCACACGGCGACGGACATCGTCGGGCGGAGTTTCCTGCCCCCGTTCAATCGCATCGGGGAGGGGACCCGCGCGACCCTCTGGGTGGACCCGCGCGACCCCTCGCGCCTGCTGCCCCCGAGCTGGCGCGCGCGCCTCACCTCCTACCTCGTCGACGTCGTCATGGGCGCCTACGGGACCCTGTACCTGGGGGCGCGCGCCCTGGGGCTTTCCTGGGGCGGCGTGGGCGGCCTCGTGCGCCTGCTCCTCGGGGGCTGA
- a CDS encoding carboxypeptidase-like regulatory domain-containing protein: MDGISAAPQSSPAHTIQRVKRDMYAEGPSPIRADPSGTVVDAATGEPVPGAGVTLWYAPLPGVDPESWDASPWGQENPLATDGGGRFSWEVPEGWWQVRVEAEGYWPAQSEWVRMPAATEPDLQIGLRPASLPQPGGAACADCSVVPGPSARLGRVA; this comes from the coding sequence ATGGACGGCATCAGCGCGGCCCCGCAGTCCTCCCCGGCCCACACGATCCAGAGGGTCAAGCGTGACATGTACGCGGAAGGCCCGTCCCCGATCCGTGCCGACCCCTCCGGCACCGTGGTGGACGCGGCGACGGGCGAGCCGGTCCCCGGCGCCGGGGTGACGCTCTGGTACGCCCCGCTGCCGGGCGTGGATCCGGAGTCGTGGGACGCCTCGCCCTGGGGGCAGGAGAACCCGCTCGCCACCGATGGCGGGGGGCGCTTCTCCTGGGAGGTTCCCGAGGGCTGGTGGCAGGTGAGGGTCGAGGCCGAGGGGTACTGGCCGGCCCAGAGCGAGTGGGTGCGGATGCCCGCCGCGACGGAGCCGGACCTCCAGATCGGGCTGCGGCCGGCGTCGCTGCCGCAGCCCGGAGGGGCCGCCTGTGCGGACTGCTCCGTGGTCCCAGGCCCGTCGGCACGACTCGGGAGGGTTGCCTGA
- a CDS encoding DUF3592 domain-containing protein, which produces MDNALLALYGWFTLALFVIFAVAPLSSSAVAMALWSALSLALSAHIAWRRLHWVPVEGEVVEVRSGGPGSGSWSFGWRWSYGGVTHTATDIVGQSFLSLFNRIGRGTRATLWVDPRDPSRLLPPSWRARLTSYLVDVVMGVYETLCLGARALGLSWGGVGGLVRLLLGG; this is translated from the coding sequence ATGGACAACGCGCTGCTCGCCCTGTACGGGTGGTTCACGCTCGCCCTGTTCGTGATCTTCGCCGTCGCGCCGCTCTCCTCCTCCGCCGTCGCCATGGCCCTCTGGTCCGCGCTCTCCCTGGCCCTCTCCGCCCACATCGCCTGGCGCAGGCTCCATTGGGTCCCGGTGGAGGGGGAGGTGGTCGAGGTCAGGAGCGGCGGCCCGGGCTCCGGCTCATGGTCCTTCGGCTGGCGTTGGTCGTACGGGGGCGTGACGCACACGGCGACGGACATCGTCGGGCAGAGTTTCCTGTCCCTGTTCAATCGCATCGGGAGGGGGACCCGCGCGACCCTCTGGGTGGACCCGCGCGACCCCTCGCGCCTGCTGCCCCCGAGCTGGCGCGCGCGCCTCACCTCCTACCTCGTCGACGTCGTCATGGGCGTCTACGAGACCCTGTGCCTGGGGGCGCGCGCCCTGGGGCTTTCCTGGGGCGGCGTGGGCGGCCTCGTGCGCCTGCTCCTCGGGGGCTGA
- a CDS encoding DUF3592 domain-containing protein — translation MDNALLALYGWFTLALFVIVAVAPLSSSAVAMALWSALSLALSAHIAWRRLHWVPVEGEVVEVRSGGPGSGSWSFGWRWSYGGVTHTATDIVGQSFLSLFNRIGRGTRATLWVDPRDPSRLLPPSWRARLTSYLVDVVMGAYGTLYLGARALGFSWGGVGGLVRLLLGG, via the coding sequence ATGGACAACGCGCTGCTCGCCCTGTACGGGTGGTTCACGCTCGCCCTGTTCGTGATCGTCGCCGTCGCGCCGCTCTCCTCCTCCGCCGTCGCCATGGCCCTTTGGTCCGCGCTCTCCCTGGCCCTCTCCGCCCACATCGCCTGGCGCAGGCTCCATTGGGTCCCGGTGGAGGGGGAGGTGGTCGAGGTCAGGAGCGGCGGCCCGGGCTCCGGCTCATGGTCCTTCGGCTGGCGTTGGTCGTACGGGGGCGTGACGCACACGGCGACGGACATCGTCGGGCAGAGTTTCCTGTCCCTGTTCAATCGCATCGGGAGGGGGACCCGCGCGACCCTCTGGGTGGACCCGCGCGACCCCTCGCGCCTGCTGCCCCCGAGCTGGCGCGCGCGCCTCACCTCCTACCTCGTCGACGTCGTCATGGGCGCCTACGGGACCCTGTACCTGGGGGCGCGCGCCCTGGGATTTTCCTGGGGCGGCGTGGGCGGCCTCGTGCGCCTGCTCCTCGGGGGCTGA
- a CDS encoding helix-turn-helix transcriptional regulator produces the protein MERRDRRRGLWIDAYSLHEACKAFGRTQVQVAKAIGVSQNRVSHMESGDMGATGIDSLCRYIAVLGGSLTLDVRLPSGDIKFAEGMRTQAQWCDPTARATPTR, from the coding sequence ATGGAGCGGCGTGACAGAAGACGTGGCCTATGGATCGACGCATATAGCCTGCACGAGGCTTGCAAGGCCTTCGGCAGGACGCAGGTGCAGGTGGCGAAGGCCATCGGCGTATCACAGAACCGCGTGTCGCACATGGAGAGCGGCGATATGGGCGCTACGGGTATCGATTCCCTGTGTCGCTACATTGCCGTCCTCGGCGGCAGCCTGACGCTGGACGTCCGCCTGCCCAGTGGGGACATCAAGTTCGCTGAGGGCATGCGGACGCAGGCCCAATGGTGCGACCCCACCGCACGTGCTACCCCGACGCGGTGA
- a CDS encoding GNAT family N-acetyltransferase, with amino-acid sequence MRIRRMTIDDYEGVRELWMSCSGMGLNNLDDSRDGIERFLARNPDTCFVAEDGRVIGAILVGHDGRRGYVYHTSVDPELRHRNIGTQLVEASLSALRALKINKVALVAFGRNEGGNLFWERQGFSVRDDLVYRDRALTHMVRTDT; translated from the coding sequence ATGAGGATCAGGAGAATGACGATCGACGACTACGAGGGAGTGCGTGAGTTGTGGATGTCCTGCTCCGGCATGGGACTGAATAACCTCGACGACTCAAGGGACGGGATTGAAAGATTCCTTGCGAGAAACCCCGACACATGCTTTGTAGCTGAGGATGGAAGGGTGATCGGGGCGATACTGGTTGGCCATGACGGTCGCCGGGGATACGTATACCACACCTCGGTCGACCCCGAACTGCGTCATCGAAACATAGGTACGCAGCTGGTCGAAGCCTCGCTCAGTGCACTGCGCGCGCTCAAAATCAACAAGGTTGCCTTAGTCGCCTTTGGCAGGAATGAGGGTGGGAACCTGTTCTGGGAACGACAGGGATTTAGCGTAAGGGACGACCTGGTGTATCGCGACAGAGCGCTCACGCACATGGTACGGACCGACACGTGA